Proteins encoded in a region of the Pirellulales bacterium genome:
- the hslU gene encoding ATP-dependent protease ATPase subunit HslU yields MRDLTPREIVAELDRHIVGQADAKRAVAVAIRNRWRRQRVPEEMRAEVAPKNILMIGATGVGKTEIARRLAKLTGAPFIKVEATKYTEVGYYGRDVESMVRELVENAIGLVRETERSKVESEARRRAEERLLDLLAPAPVSYNVGADSPDSPERYERTRQKMREMLAAGALEERKVELTLEQKSAPMMFSGMGMENMDVDLQGMFEKILPKQSARREMAVAEARRVIFEQECEALINQEKVNGMAIDLAQNLGIIFLDEIDKVVASENSKGADVSRQGVQRDLLPIVEGTTVQTKYGYVNTDHVLFIAAGAFHRNNPSDLMPELQGRFPIRVELQDLTKDDFVRILTEPKNALTKQYSALLSTEGVTLEFSSDAIEALADYAFKVNQSTQNIGARRLYTIMERLLEELNFEAANMKSGHVLVNAAYVRDRLEEITQDEDLSHFIL; encoded by the coding sequence GTGCGCGACCTGACCCCTCGCGAGATCGTGGCCGAGTTGGATCGGCATATCGTTGGACAAGCTGACGCCAAGCGGGCCGTGGCCGTGGCGATCCGCAATCGTTGGCGCCGGCAGCGCGTGCCCGAGGAGATGCGTGCTGAAGTGGCGCCGAAGAACATTTTGATGATCGGCGCCACCGGAGTCGGCAAGACCGAGATCGCGCGGCGGCTGGCTAAATTGACCGGCGCTCCGTTCATCAAGGTCGAGGCTACCAAATACACCGAGGTGGGCTACTACGGCCGCGACGTCGAGAGCATGGTGCGCGAGCTAGTCGAAAACGCCATCGGACTGGTGCGCGAGACCGAGCGGTCTAAGGTCGAATCCGAAGCGCGACGCCGCGCCGAAGAGCGGCTGCTGGATCTGCTGGCCCCGGCACCGGTCAGCTATAACGTCGGCGCGGACAGTCCAGACTCGCCGGAACGTTACGAGCGGACGCGGCAGAAGATGCGCGAGATGCTGGCCGCCGGCGCGCTCGAAGAGCGAAAGGTTGAATTAACGCTTGAGCAAAAGTCCGCGCCTATGATGTTCAGCGGCATGGGCATGGAGAACATGGATGTTGATCTGCAAGGCATGTTCGAAAAGATCTTGCCCAAGCAGAGCGCACGGCGCGAAATGGCGGTCGCCGAGGCGCGGCGTGTCATCTTCGAACAAGAATGCGAGGCGTTGATCAACCAGGAAAAGGTCAACGGCATGGCGATCGATTTGGCCCAGAACCTGGGGATCATCTTTCTCGACGAAATCGACAAGGTCGTGGCCAGCGAGAATTCGAAAGGGGCCGATGTCTCACGACAGGGTGTGCAACGTGACTTGCTGCCTATCGTCGAAGGGACGACCGTGCAGACGAAGTATGGCTATGTGAACACCGACCACGTGCTGTTCATCGCGGCAGGGGCGTTTCACCGCAACAATCCCAGCGATCTCATGCCCGAGCTGCAGGGGCGCTTTCCGATTCGCGTCGAGCTGCAGGATTTGACCAAGGATGATTTTGTGCGAATCCTTACTGAGCCAAAGAACGCGCTCACGAAGCAGTATTCGGCACTATTATCGACAGAAGGAGTCACACTGGAGTTCAGCAGCGACGCGATCGAAGCGCTTGCCGACTATGCGTTCAAGGTCAATCAATCGACGCAGAACATCGGCGCCCGGCGGCTGTATACGATCATGGAACGGCTGCTCGAGGAACTGAACTTCGAGGCCGCCAACATGAAGTCGGGCCACGTGCTGGTCAACGCGGCGTACGTTCGCGACCGACTGGAGGAGATCACTCAGGACGAGGACCTGAGCCATTTCATTCTGTAA
- a CDS encoding Ig domain-containing protein: MLQYLERLQRSSLPVPERQGGVVVHRQLALEALDSRCMLSAATDAAGLSAVLQSGETASEIDTAPIFSPLAPISIAPGATARIQVTATDTTSQQLFYSLDPGAPAGASINQQTGLLTWDVPPTFTPGAVRLTVRATEAGSQGLSAALPVVLNVETKFNGFDLFTTGAVQLGGFAQGLAVDNGVIINGGLTISPFGSSLPGGLPAQVAALVQLAGIPPIGTPSTDLGIAGHLAAGIVDMVLGFDAGVPHNTDGMVIEELARESGNGGGAGLPGAPGEIQKAGATEPINADESNAAPRDDSTRLHRTVPVPADNQYTSREASFWGPATARWRNPRATSSTPQLLAATRLAAANSGDHPGQENYEEHARLVKRSAAAAALMMPLLVADLPEKREQARHHRFCRLLGPVRP; the protein is encoded by the coding sequence ATGCTGCAATATCTCGAACGCTTGCAGAGATCTTCGCTGCCCGTGCCTGAACGGCAAGGCGGTGTGGTCGTTCATCGACAATTGGCGCTGGAAGCACTCGACTCGCGCTGCATGCTCTCGGCGGCGACTGATGCCGCGGGCCTGTCAGCCGTGCTGCAATCCGGGGAAACTGCCAGCGAAATCGACACGGCGCCGATTTTCAGCCCCCTGGCGCCGATCAGTATCGCGCCAGGAGCGACCGCGCGCATTCAGGTCACGGCGACGGACACTACCTCGCAGCAACTATTTTACAGCCTTGATCCGGGCGCGCCAGCCGGAGCATCGATCAATCAGCAAACCGGGCTGCTGACGTGGGACGTACCCCCGACATTCACGCCGGGCGCCGTTAGGTTAACAGTGCGCGCGACCGAAGCAGGCAGCCAAGGACTGAGCGCTGCGCTCCCCGTAGTGCTCAATGTCGAAACCAAGTTCAACGGCTTTGACCTGTTTACGACAGGCGCCGTGCAGCTTGGCGGCTTCGCCCAGGGGTTGGCAGTCGATAACGGTGTAATCATCAACGGCGGACTTACAATCAGTCCGTTCGGTTCGTCGTTGCCTGGAGGGTTGCCGGCGCAAGTCGCGGCGCTTGTGCAATTGGCCGGCATTCCGCCGATTGGCACGCCGTCGACAGATCTCGGCATCGCGGGGCATCTGGCGGCAGGCATTGTTGACATGGTGCTCGGCTTTGACGCTGGCGTACCGCACAACACCGACGGAATGGTCATCGAGGAGCTCGCGCGTGAATCGGGAAACGGCGGCGGTGCTGGCCTGCCAGGAGCACCGGGCGAGATTCAAAAGGCAGGCGCAACCGAGCCCATCAATGCCGACGAAAGTAACGCCGCTCCACGCGACGACTCCACTCGGTTACATCGTACGGTTCCAGTTCCGGCAGATAATCAGTACACCAGCCGCGAAGCATCCTTCTGGGGGCCGGCCACGGCACGTTGGCGTAATCCGCGCGCGACATCGAGCACGCCGCAGTTGTTGGCCGCCACGCGCTTGGCAGCTGCAAACTCGGGTGACCACCCGGGCCAAGAAAATTACGAAGAGCATGCCAGGCTCGTAAAACGGAGCGCTGCCGCGGCGGCACTGATGATGCCGCTGCTAGTGGCCGACCTGCCCGAAAAGCGCGAGCAAGCCCGGCATCATCGCTTTTGCCGGCTCCTCGGTCCGGTACGCCCTTGA
- the tsaE gene encoding tRNA (adenosine(37)-N6)-threonylcarbamoyltransferase complex ATPase subunit type 1 TsaE encodes MKSFTYDSPDEAATTALGQALAAQLPAGTTVALNGPLGAGKTRLVQAIAAAVGVEPDTAVSPTFVLVQEYHGTRDVIHVDAYRLRDEEEFLSLGAEEFFESPALVLIEWAERVAGCLPLEHLRVDISETGDSSRRFTISAIGSRLEPIVTELARKV; translated from the coding sequence ATGAAATCGTTTACCTACGACTCTCCGGACGAAGCAGCGACGACGGCGCTCGGCCAGGCATTGGCAGCTCAGTTACCCGCTGGGACGACCGTCGCGTTGAATGGACCGCTAGGAGCCGGCAAAACCCGCCTGGTGCAGGCGATTGCCGCCGCGGTGGGTGTCGAACCGGATACCGCCGTGAGCCCGACGTTCGTGCTGGTGCAAGAGTATCACGGGACGCGCGACGTCATTCATGTCGACGCGTATCGGCTGCGCGACGAAGAGGAATTTTTATCGCTCGGAGCCGAGGAGTTCTTCGAATCCCCGGCGCTTGTGCTCATCGAATGGGCCGAACGCGTCGCCGGATGTCTGCCGCTGGAACACCTGCGGGTCGATATAAGCGAAACCGGCGATTCTTCGCGACGATTTACGATTTCCGCCATCGGCTCGCGCCTGGAACCGATTGTCACCGAGCTGGCACGCAAAGTCTAA
- a CDS encoding thiamine-phosphate kinase, which yields MESEFIAWLRERLPPHPRLAVGVGDDAAQVQLTGGEVLVSVDALSEGVDFRLAEVDARRVGRKALAVNLSDMAAMAARPVAMVVSVMLPRQGALLMARQLAEGMIPLAERFDVAFAGGDTNTWDGGLVISVTILGEPTQRGPLRRSGAMPGDVIIVTGAFGGSILGHHFDFEPRVREALILHERYELHAGMDVSDGLALDLSRLAAESGCGAAVRLEKLPLTPATHELAARDGVSAIEHALGDGEDFELILAVPPDAARQMLADQPLDVPLTAIGQFVADRGLWQVDKHGATTPLAPRGFQH from the coding sequence ATGGAATCCGAGTTCATTGCCTGGTTGCGCGAGCGTTTGCCACCGCATCCGCGCCTGGCAGTAGGCGTAGGGGACGACGCGGCGCAGGTGCAACTCACCGGCGGTGAAGTGCTGGTGTCGGTCGACGCCCTTTCCGAAGGCGTTGATTTCCGTCTGGCCGAGGTCGATGCGCGCCGCGTTGGACGTAAGGCGCTCGCCGTAAACCTCAGTGACATGGCCGCCATGGCCGCCCGGCCGGTGGCCATGGTGGTAAGCGTCATGCTGCCGCGACAGGGGGCGCTCTTAATGGCCCGCCAACTGGCCGAGGGAATGATCCCGCTCGCCGAACGTTTCGATGTTGCCTTCGCCGGAGGGGACACCAACACCTGGGACGGTGGCCTGGTGATCAGCGTCACAATCCTTGGTGAGCCCACACAACGCGGCCCGCTGCGGCGCAGCGGCGCAATGCCGGGCGACGTCATCATCGTTACCGGCGCCTTTGGCGGCAGTATCCTCGGGCATCATTTCGACTTTGAGCCGCGCGTCCGCGAGGCGCTCATACTGCACGAGCGCTACGAGCTGCACGCCGGCATGGACGTCAGCGACGGTCTGGCCCTTGACCTCTCACGACTCGCCGCGGAAAGTGGTTGCGGCGCCGCCGTCCGCCTTGAAAAGCTTCCACTGACACCGGCAACCCACGAGCTGGCGGCGCGTGATGGCGTCTCGGCCATCGAACATGCGTTGGGGGACGGCGAGGATTTTGAATTGATATTGGCCGTGCCCCCGGATGCCGCGCGGCAGATGCTCGCCGATCAGCCGCTTGACGTTCCGCTGACCGCGATAGGTCAGTTCGTCGCCGATCGGGGCCTATGGCAGGTCGACAAGCATGGTGCTACCACGCCGCTTGCTCCACGCGGTTTCCAGCATTAA
- a CDS encoding trypsin-like peptidase domain-containing protein, whose amino-acid sequence MPYRFSRCRGAVRWASAGLAITLLVGSVCATRAAELRRTPIVQAVDRAKTAIVNIHGEKSVPVDDAHAGQPENLRRVNGMGTGVVIDPRGYIVTNHHVVDNVPRINVTLADESTYIADLISYDVATDLAIIHIDAGHALPVIPIGTSSDLMLGETVIAVGNAYGYSHTVTQGIISALHRSVQVSDMQGYDDLIQTDAAINPGNSGGPLLNIDGDMIGVNVAVRAGAQLIGFAIPVDNVLDIVADLISSRRLGQTWHGVTGKPHDGGMIVTEIDDDSPAATIGLKVGDVITSAGEQSIARPVDLERAMLGHHSGDEVSLAVERDRHTTSLNIVLAAVPDRHKSSDTTWEQLGMKLAPMPETQFNRLGTRYRGGLTVTAVRTDGPAARQGIRRGDVLVGMHRWETTSMSHVSYVLARPEFAKLEPIKFYIVRGHETLSGQLTVARRDRL is encoded by the coding sequence ATGCCGTATCGATTTTCTCGCTGCCGTGGGGCTGTGCGCTGGGCATCGGCGGGCCTGGCGATCACGCTGCTCGTCGGTAGCGTCTGTGCGACTCGAGCCGCCGAACTGCGCCGTACCCCCATCGTGCAAGCCGTCGATCGAGCCAAGACCGCGATCGTGAACATTCACGGCGAAAAATCGGTGCCGGTCGACGATGCCCATGCCGGCCAGCCCGAGAATCTCCGCCGCGTGAATGGCATGGGGACAGGCGTGGTCATCGACCCGCGCGGCTACATCGTCACGAATCATCACGTCGTCGATAACGTGCCACGCATCAATGTCACGCTAGCGGACGAATCGACCTACATCGCGGACCTCATCTCGTACGATGTCGCAACCGATCTGGCGATCATCCATATCGACGCCGGCCATGCTTTGCCCGTCATACCGATTGGCACGTCGAGCGACCTCATGCTCGGCGAGACTGTGATCGCCGTGGGCAACGCCTACGGCTATTCGCACACGGTCACGCAGGGGATCATCAGCGCGCTGCACCGGTCGGTGCAGGTCAGCGATATGCAAGGCTATGACGATCTGATCCAGACCGATGCCGCGATCAATCCCGGCAATTCCGGCGGTCCGCTGCTGAACATCGATGGCGATATGATCGGCGTCAACGTGGCCGTCCGGGCCGGCGCCCAATTGATCGGATTTGCCATCCCGGTTGACAATGTGCTTGATATCGTGGCCGATCTGATCAGCTCGCGACGCCTGGGCCAGACCTGGCACGGCGTGACCGGCAAACCGCACGACGGCGGTATGATCGTCACTGAGATCGACGACGACAGTCCGGCCGCGACCATCGGCCTGAAGGTCGGCGATGTCATCACTTCCGCAGGCGAACAGTCCATCGCCCGCCCCGTCGATCTCGAGCGTGCCATGCTCGGGCACCATAGCGGCGACGAAGTTTCGCTAGCCGTCGAGCGTGATCGGCATACCACGTCGCTCAACATTGTGTTAGCTGCGGTTCCTGATCGGCATAAGAGTTCGGATACCACTTGGGAACAGTTGGGGATGAAGTTAGCCCCCATGCCCGAGACGCAATTCAACCGCTTGGGCACGCGTTACCGCGGCGGTTTGACTGTCACTGCGGTCCGGACGGACGGCCCCGCGGCTCGGCAAGGCATTCGTCGCGGCGACGTGCTGGTCGGCATGCATCGATGGGAGACGACCTCGATGAGCCACGTCTCTTATGTGCTGGCACGTCCCGAATTTGCCAAACTCGAGCCAATCAAGTTCTACATCGTCCGCGGTCACGAAACGCTCTCCGGTCAATTGACCGTCGCCCGTCGCGATCGGCTGTAG
- a CDS encoding agenet domain-containing protein, translating into MFRAKWPLILLSVILLNAEVSRAAEDDDVDWDPETTHIFCVGLLKWQREDIWPSFPACMVNRRDAQLVERFRAAGVPDDQITYLQDEHATKANIQKAFKQALDETDAGDLLIFYFCGHGSRNVDTNQTWFANYDAGDAWSSAWGVHEIVDAIEAGFDGDRVLLLADCCHSGALYDEVRSRRETEIAYAVFTSSYAHNTSTGNWTYSDCLLAALDGNPRVDLDGNGTINLQELAHYGELELAFVEGQKSMFLATKDFPRRTRIAQTEGELTPRVGQRLVVASGDKWYKAETIDADGEMLEVHYVNFDESTDEWVGPNRVRPYQPAQFAEGDKVAVKWETDNEWYPATVLSAWYGLHLVRYDGDDESSDEWVGPKSIRLRTE; encoded by the coding sequence ATGTTTCGCGCCAAATGGCCGTTGATACTGCTGTCAGTCATTCTACTGAATGCGGAAGTTTCGCGCGCCGCTGAAGACGACGACGTTGACTGGGATCCCGAAACGACGCACATCTTTTGCGTCGGGCTCTTGAAGTGGCAGCGCGAGGATATCTGGCCCTCGTTTCCGGCCTGCATGGTGAACCGGCGCGACGCGCAACTTGTCGAGCGATTCCGCGCCGCCGGCGTGCCGGACGACCAGATCACATACCTGCAGGATGAACACGCTACGAAGGCCAACATTCAAAAGGCGTTTAAGCAAGCACTCGACGAGACCGACGCAGGCGATCTGCTGATCTTCTACTTCTGCGGTCACGGCAGTCGCAACGTCGACACGAATCAGACCTGGTTCGCTAATTATGACGCGGGAGACGCCTGGTCGAGTGCCTGGGGCGTACACGAAATCGTCGACGCAATCGAAGCCGGCTTTGACGGCGATCGGGTTTTACTTCTCGCCGACTGTTGCCATTCCGGCGCTCTCTACGATGAAGTCCGCTCGCGCCGCGAAACAGAGATCGCTTACGCTGTATTCACTTCGTCGTATGCTCACAATACTTCGACCGGCAATTGGACGTACAGTGATTGCCTGCTGGCCGCCTTGGATGGTAACCCGCGCGTCGACCTCGACGGCAATGGTACGATCAATCTCCAGGAGTTGGCTCATTACGGCGAGCTGGAGTTGGCTTTCGTCGAAGGGCAAAAGTCGATGTTCCTAGCCACCAAAGATTTTCCGCGGCGCACGCGAATCGCGCAAACGGAAGGTGAGCTCACGCCGCGCGTCGGACAGCGTCTTGTAGTCGCTTCGGGCGACAAGTGGTACAAGGCCGAAACGATCGACGCCGACGGCGAGATGCTCGAAGTCCATTACGTGAACTTCGACGAATCGACCGACGAATGGGTCGGCCCTAATCGCGTCCGCCCGTATCAGCCGGCCCAGTTCGCCGAAGGGGACAAAGTCGCGGTGAAATGGGAAACGGACAACGAGTGGTATCCGGCCACGGTGCTCAGCGCTTGGTACGGTCTCCACCTGGTGCGCTACGACGGCGACGACGAGTCATCTGACGAGTGGGTCGGCCCGAAATCGATTCGCCTACGCACCGAATGA
- a CDS encoding cytochrome B6: MRIQKNGPCCRGLIFVFVIGISLVSPVAAQTKTGKETKAHPPSSYDQISPTLLNNSFDATRAKDKADKPAVTEKHKKLLDERYDLSSHPDKSVKMSRGKQIQAGPATKLPSGVTWAKLADMSPDDIREKGLFPAGFLPLPHPKHEVGGMVFPQMQLKQFPRLERFDIEFDLPEHFLPEFPPAIYLTSRSDLGDVSQGKVVTEENFQELFQGILNAKDLEGLRLLVTQFPQQQFNATADRKTEKADGMRGVSCFDCHVNGHTSGATHLSGDIRPQSHRRRIDTVSLRGVNIQRLFGSQRALKTIEDFTEFEQRGAYFDGDQVSAAAKGVNPLERGSQVHFMAEFQELLDFPPAPALGWDGKLDPKKYGADTPEMRGQNLFFGKAQCSTCHPAPYYTDNSMHNLQVERFYKTQTHNGLVATSQGPIKTFTLRGIKDSPPYFHDGRLLTLADTVEFFNLVLGTHLSDQEKSDLGAFLRCL, encoded by the coding sequence ATGCGTATTCAAAAGAACGGCCCATGCTGTCGCGGTTTGATCTTTGTGTTCGTGATCGGTATCTCCCTGGTTAGCCCGGTGGCCGCCCAGACAAAAACGGGAAAAGAAACGAAGGCTCACCCGCCATCGAGCTATGACCAGATTAGCCCGACGTTGCTCAACAATTCGTTCGATGCGACTCGAGCAAAAGACAAGGCCGACAAGCCGGCTGTCACCGAGAAGCACAAGAAACTGCTCGACGAACGTTATGACCTCTCATCGCATCCCGATAAGAGCGTCAAGATGTCGCGTGGCAAACAGATTCAGGCAGGCCCCGCCACGAAGCTCCCCTCCGGCGTGACCTGGGCGAAGTTAGCGGACATGTCCCCCGACGACATTCGTGAGAAGGGCTTGTTCCCCGCTGGCTTCCTGCCGTTGCCCCACCCAAAACACGAAGTCGGCGGCATGGTCTTTCCACAAATGCAGCTCAAGCAATTTCCACGGCTCGAACGCTTCGATATCGAATTCGATCTGCCGGAACATTTCCTGCCCGAGTTTCCGCCGGCGATTTATTTGACGTCGCGATCCGACCTGGGAGACGTCTCGCAAGGCAAAGTGGTGACCGAGGAAAACTTTCAAGAATTATTTCAGGGAATCCTGAACGCGAAGGACCTCGAAGGTTTACGCTTACTGGTCACGCAGTTTCCGCAGCAACAATTTAATGCCACGGCCGATCGCAAGACCGAAAAGGCCGACGGCATGCGCGGCGTCTCTTGCTTCGACTGCCATGTCAACGGTCATACGTCGGGGGCGACGCATCTGTCGGGAGACATTCGCCCGCAATCGCACCGTCGTCGTATCGACACGGTAAGCCTTCGCGGTGTGAACATTCAGCGACTCTTCGGTTCTCAACGTGCGTTGAAAACGATCGAGGATTTCACCGAGTTTGAACAACGTGGCGCGTATTTCGACGGTGACCAGGTCTCGGCCGCGGCCAAAGGAGTTAATCCGCTCGAACGTGGCAGCCAGGTCCATTTCATGGCCGAATTCCAGGAGTTGCTCGATTTCCCCCCCGCACCGGCGCTAGGATGGGACGGCAAGCTCGATCCGAAAAAATACGGAGCCGACACGCCCGAGATGCGCGGGCAGAACCTTTTCTTTGGCAAGGCACAATGCAGCACCTGTCATCCGGCACCTTACTACACCGACAACTCGATGCACAACCTTCAGGTCGAGCGTTTCTATAAAACGCAAACGCACAACGGGCTGGTGGCGACCTCGCAGGGGCCAATCAAGACGTTCACGCTGCGTGGCATCAAGGATTCGCCGCCGTATTTTCACGACGGACGGCTGCTGACGCTGGCCGACACCGTCGAATTCTTCAACCTGGTCCTCGGTACGCACCTGTCGGATCAAGAGAAATCGGACCTGGGGGCATTTTTGCGCTGCCTGTAG
- a CDS encoding methylmalonyl-CoA mutase family protein codes for MVTDAKLTAREAWQEALAAAAERDTSLTTISGNQVQPLYAPEESSEAYERDIGYPGQYPFTRGIHANLYRGRLWTMRQFAGFGTPEETNARFRFLLEKGQTGLSTAFDLPTLMGLDSDHPNSLGEVGRLGVAVDTLDDMERLFAGINLGDVSVSMTINAPACIVLAFYLATARRQKVEWKNLRGTLQNDILKEYHAQNEFVFPPRESVRLVTDTIEFCTREVPQFNPVSISGYHIREAGSTAAEELAFTLADGFHYVEQGLERGLAVDEFAPRLSFFFNSHSDFLEEIAKFRAARRIWARHLRERYGAGEPRSWILRFHAQTSGVSLQAQQPEVNVIRVAYQAMVAVLGGCQSLHTNSRDETLSLPTEEAVTIALRTQQVLAFETGVVNSVDPLGGSYQVETMTDRMEAEAEAIFAEIARAGGVIRAIEGGYFRRRIADSAFRFQSEVDSRRKLIVGVNAFVEPDAVTIPTLAIDNEIERRQKANLAQIKAQRNSAAVDDALGRVRRTAGTAENIMPALLHAAEQHVTLGEIVKALADVFGRYQPGV; via the coding sequence ATGGTTACTGACGCGAAGCTCACAGCCCGCGAGGCCTGGCAGGAAGCGCTCGCCGCGGCGGCCGAGCGCGATACCAGCCTGACCACGATCAGCGGTAACCAAGTCCAGCCGCTTTACGCACCCGAGGAATCCAGCGAGGCGTACGAGCGCGATATCGGTTACCCGGGACAGTACCCATTCACTCGCGGCATTCATGCCAATTTATATCGCGGCCGGCTGTGGACGATGCGCCAGTTCGCCGGGTTTGGCACACCTGAAGAGACCAATGCCCGCTTTCGCTTTCTGCTCGAAAAAGGGCAGACCGGGCTGAGCACGGCCTTCGATTTGCCCACCTTGATGGGCTTGGACAGCGATCATCCCAACTCGCTGGGCGAAGTTGGCCGGCTCGGCGTGGCCGTCGATACGCTCGACGATATGGAGCGTTTGTTCGCCGGCATCAATCTGGGCGACGTCTCGGTCTCGATGACCATCAACGCTCCGGCTTGCATCGTGCTGGCTTTTTATCTGGCAACGGCCCGCCGGCAGAAGGTCGAGTGGAAAAATCTGCGCGGTACATTGCAGAACGACATTCTCAAGGAATATCACGCCCAGAACGAATTCGTTTTTCCGCCGCGCGAAAGCGTGCGCCTGGTGACCGATACGATCGAGTTCTGCACGCGCGAGGTTCCGCAGTTCAACCCGGTATCGATCTCGGGCTACCATATTCGCGAAGCGGGCAGCACGGCCGCCGAGGAACTAGCGTTCACGCTGGCCGACGGGTTCCATTACGTCGAGCAAGGGCTCGAGCGTGGGCTGGCCGTCGACGAATTCGCGCCGCGGCTCTCGTTTTTCTTCAACTCGCACAGCGACTTCCTCGAAGAGATTGCCAAGTTCCGTGCCGCCCGCCGCATCTGGGCCCGACATTTGCGCGAGCGCTACGGGGCCGGCGAGCCGCGTAGCTGGATTCTACGATTCCATGCACAAACTTCCGGCGTAAGCCTGCAAGCGCAACAGCCCGAAGTGAATGTGATCCGTGTGGCCTATCAGGCCATGGTCGCGGTGCTGGGCGGTTGCCAGTCCTTGCACACCAACAGCCGGGACGAAACGCTCTCGTTGCCCACCGAAGAAGCCGTGACGATCGCGCTGCGTACGCAGCAAGTGCTGGCCTTTGAAACGGGCGTCGTGAATTCGGTTGACCCCTTGGGCGGCAGCTACCAGGTCGAAACGATGACCGATCGCATGGAAGCCGAGGCCGAAGCGATTTTCGCCGAGATCGCGCGGGCCGGTGGCGTCATTCGCGCCATCGAAGGGGGCTATTTCCGGCGGCGCATCGCGGATAGTGCCTTCCGATTTCAGAGCGAAGTCGACTCGCGGCGAAAGCTGATCGTCGGCGTCAATGCTTTTGTCGAACCGGACGCGGTGACGATCCCCACGCTGGCAATCGATAACGAAATCGAGCGCCGTCAAAAGGCAAACCTGGCGCAAATCAAGGCCCAACGGAATAGCGCCGCCGTCGACGATGCACTAGGGCGTGTCCGCCGCACAGCCGGCACGGCCGAAAACATTATGCCCGCCCTTCTGCACGCGGCTGAGCAGCACGTCACGCTGGGGGAAATCGTGAAAGCCCTAGCCGATGTGTTTGGCCGGTATCAGCCCGGGGTATAA
- the meaB gene encoding methylmalonyl Co-A mutase-associated GTPase MeaB — protein sequence MTLRANLIERFLQHDRRALAELLTLVELGQAPALPAVSRSNGPARVIGLTGSGGAGKSTLVGALITHLRGQGVTVAVLACDPQSPVTGGALLGDRIRVRFDPADEGVYFRSLSTRGAAGGVSAATSAARDWLTAFGFDVILIETVGVGQDQIAVRSSVETLVLLVTPNTGDEVQWEKAGLIEVADLLVVNKSDLPGADRVRQQLQSALSLSPRSQRVPVLNITAATGQGVSELWDAIVADSIRKTNT from the coding sequence ATGACCCTGCGAGCGAACCTTATCGAACGATTTCTCCAGCACGATCGCCGCGCGCTGGCCGAACTTCTCACATTGGTTGAACTAGGCCAAGCGCCTGCGCTGCCAGCAGTATCGCGTTCCAATGGGCCGGCCCGTGTGATCGGTCTGACCGGAAGCGGCGGGGCAGGCAAAAGCACCCTGGTCGGCGCCCTGATCACGCATTTGCGTGGCCAGGGGGTGACCGTGGCCGTCTTGGCTTGTGATCCGCAAAGCCCCGTGACGGGTGGCGCATTGCTGGGTGATAGGATTCGCGTCCGGTTCGATCCGGCCGACGAAGGAGTCTATTTTCGCAGCCTGTCGACGCGCGGCGCCGCGGGCGGCGTTTCGGCAGCGACCAGCGCAGCCCGAGATTGGCTAACGGCTTTCGGCTTCGACGTGATCTTGATCGAGACCGTCGGTGTCGGTCAGGATCAAATCGCGGTTCGTAGTTCGGTCGAGACGCTCGTGCTATTGGTCACACCCAATACGGGCGACGAGGTGCAATGGGAGAAGGCCGGTTTGATCGAGGTCGCCGATTTGCTGGTGGTGAATAAATCCGACTTGCCTGGTGCCGATCGCGTGCGGCAACAATTGCAATCGGCGTTATCACTGTCGCCGCGATCGCAGCGCGTGCCGGTGTTGAACATTACGGCGGCGACGGGACAGGGGGTGTCCGAACTGTGGGATGCAATTGTTGCAGACTCGATTCGTAAGACGAATACTTGA